From one Anaerotruncus rubiinfantis genomic stretch:
- the recG gene encoding ATP-dependent DNA helicase RecG produces the protein MANAQQDIRALRGVGEQRAQTLQKLGVRTVGDLLMHYPRGYIDLSKPCEIAAAPLETPCSVLATVIKKHGEARLRGGLKLYKITVADDSGSMTLIFYNAKFTVDALEYDVPYLFYGRVEGNLLRRTMNAPQVYPARADRPYLPVYPLTQGLSAKVLTGLVEQALSQNPQLPEVLPKPIRERYGLDGIMEAIRGIHLPACTEALERAKKRLIFEELFTLAVGVGMLKTRAQTCRAASMQPHSLQKFYDALPFTLTGAQQRAIGDLTMDMQRTVPANRLVQGDVGSGKTMVAAAGAYFAFLSGAQSAIMAPTELLARQHYEGLLPLLSGLGMRVGLLTGSMPPAQKREMHAKLAAGEIDLCVGTHALLSHGVEFQNLALVVTDEQHRFGVAQRAALQQKGRHAHTLVMSATPIPRTLALMVYGELDISVIDELPPNRKPIMTYKISSGKRDRAFSFIRKHLDQGLQAYIVCPLIEAGEEQTGMQAASDYVLSLASGAFSGYTVGLLHGKMKAADKDRTMSDFKDGKIQLLVSTTVVEVGVDVPNAVIMMVENAERFGLSQLHQLRGRVGRGRAQSYCILLSDSRSPDTLDRLQMLCRSQSGFELAEYDLKTRGPGNFLGQQQHGLPQLRIADLSTDVRQVEEAQEAARIVLAQDPALEAPEHAALKTAVERMMDAVGDRPN, from the coding sequence ATGGCAAATGCGCAGCAGGACATCCGTGCACTGCGCGGTGTAGGCGAGCAGCGCGCACAAACGCTGCAAAAGCTTGGCGTCAGGACTGTTGGAGACCTGTTGATGCATTACCCGCGCGGGTATATCGACCTGTCCAAACCCTGTGAAATCGCTGCCGCACCGCTTGAGACGCCATGCTCGGTGCTGGCGACAGTGATCAAAAAACACGGAGAGGCGCGTCTGCGCGGAGGGCTCAAGCTCTATAAGATCACAGTCGCGGATGATTCCGGATCGATGACGCTTATTTTTTATAATGCCAAATTTACTGTTGACGCGTTGGAATATGATGTTCCATATCTTTTTTACGGAAGGGTCGAAGGCAACCTTCTGCGCCGTACAATGAATGCGCCTCAGGTTTATCCGGCGCGGGCGGACCGCCCCTATCTTCCGGTTTATCCGCTGACGCAGGGGCTCTCTGCAAAGGTGTTGACCGGATTGGTGGAACAGGCGCTCTCACAGAATCCGCAGCTGCCGGAGGTGCTTCCGAAACCAATCAGGGAACGTTACGGGTTGGATGGCATCATGGAGGCAATTCGGGGAATCCATCTGCCCGCGTGTACAGAAGCTTTGGAACGAGCGAAAAAACGGCTCATCTTCGAAGAACTCTTTACGCTTGCCGTGGGCGTGGGGATGCTGAAAACGCGTGCGCAGACCTGCCGGGCGGCCTCGATGCAGCCGCATTCATTGCAGAAATTTTATGATGCGTTGCCGTTTACCCTGACCGGTGCGCAACAGCGCGCGATCGGCGACCTGACAATGGATATGCAGCGCACAGTCCCGGCAAACCGCCTGGTCCAGGGAGACGTCGGATCGGGAAAGACGATGGTTGCCGCGGCGGGAGCCTATTTTGCATTCCTATCGGGCGCACAGTCAGCCATTATGGCTCCTACCGAACTGTTGGCACGGCAGCATTATGAGGGACTTTTACCGCTCCTGTCCGGGCTTGGGATGCGGGTCGGACTGCTTACCGGATCGATGCCGCCTGCACAAAAGCGGGAGATGCACGCGAAGCTGGCGGCAGGAGAGATCGACCTCTGTGTCGGGACCCATGCGCTTCTTTCACATGGGGTGGAATTTCAAAATCTTGCACTGGTCGTCACTGATGAACAGCATCGGTTTGGCGTCGCGCAGCGCGCCGCGCTTCAGCAGAAGGGTCGGCATGCGCATACGCTGGTCATGTCAGCCACGCCGATCCCACGCACTTTGGCGCTTATGGTTTATGGGGAACTGGATATCTCGGTGATTGATGAGCTGCCGCCAAACCGCAAACCGATTATGACCTACAAGATCAGCTCAGGAAAGCGCGACAGGGCGTTCAGTTTCATCCGGAAACATCTGGATCAGGGTTTGCAGGCATATATTGTCTGTCCCCTGATTGAAGCGGGTGAGGAGCAGACCGGCATGCAGGCCGCGAGCGATTACGTCCTGTCGCTGGCTTCGGGTGCGTTTTCCGGTTACACGGTGGGGCTTTTGCATGGGAAGATGAAGGCAGCCGATAAAGATCGGACGATGTCCGATTTTAAGGATGGGAAAATCCAGCTTTTGGTTTCCACCACTGTGGTGGAGGTGGGAGTGGACGTGCCGAACGCGGTGATCATGATGGTCGAGAACGCCGAACGCTTTGGCCTGAGCCAGCTGCATCAGCTGCGCGGACGGGTTGGGCGCGGCAGGGCGCAAAGCTACTGCATTCTGCTTTCCGACAGCCGCAGTCCGGATACGCTGGACCGGCTTCAGATGCTCTGCCGCTCGCAGAGCGGTTTCGAGCTGGCCGAATACGACTTGAAAACGCGCGGTCCGGGAAATTTCCTCGGCCAGCAGCAGCATGGCCTGCCGCAGCTGCGTATCGCGGACCTTTCCACCGACGTGCGCCAGGTGGAAGAAGCGCAGGAGGCGGCGCGGATCGTGCTGGCGCAGGATCCAGCACTCGAAGCGCCGGAACACGCCGCGCTCAAAACCGCCGTTGAACGAATGATGGATGCCGTTGGGGACAGGCCCAATTGA
- a CDS encoding SDR family oxidoreductase, translated as MAIYVMTGATTGIGAAAREKLQEQGHEVFNIDYKGGDYTADLSTPEGRKGAIAEVHRRFPDGIDAMICNAGVGPTAPIPVIFALNFFASVQLAEGVRDLLKMRKGCCVITSSNSITNMTVRMDWVDMLANVMDEERAMEFAKDLPRELAPSAYSSSKRALAKWVRRVSPSWAADGLRINAVAPGNTTTPMTQSMTAAQMDAALLIPIPTRYGRREFLDAVEIANGICFLASKEASGINGIILFVDGGIDALLRSEQI; from the coding sequence ATGGCAATCTATGTCATGACCGGCGCGACGACGGGCATCGGTGCCGCTGCCCGAGAGAAATTGCAGGAACAAGGGCATGAGGTATTCAATATTGACTACAAGGGCGGCGATTACACCGCCGACCTTTCCACCCCGGAAGGCCGAAAAGGCGCCATCGCAGAAGTCCACCGGCGTTTTCCGGACGGCATCGACGCAATGATCTGCAATGCAGGCGTCGGCCCCACCGCGCCGATCCCCGTGATCTTCGCGCTCAACTTTTTCGCTTCGGTTCAATTGGCCGAAGGAGTCCGCGATCTGCTCAAAATGAGAAAAGGATGCTGTGTCATCACCTCCTCCAACTCGATCACCAATATGACGGTACGGATGGACTGGGTCGACATGCTCGCCAATGTCATGGATGAAGAACGCGCGATGGAATTTGCCAAAGACCTCCCGCGCGAATTGGCCCCATCCGCTTACAGCTCCTCCAAACGCGCGCTCGCCAAATGGGTGCGCCGGGTTTCGCCCTCCTGGGCTGCGGACGGGCTGCGGATTAACGCGGTCGCGCCCGGCAACACCACCACCCCCATGACCCAGAGTATGACCGCCGCGCAGATGGATGCCGCGCTGCTGATCCCGATCCCCACCCGGTACGGCCGCCGGGAATTCCTCGATGCGGTCGAAATCGCCAACGGCATCTGTTTCCTTGCCTCAAAGGAAGCAAGCGGGATCAACGGTATCATTCTCTTTGTGGACGGCGGCATTGACGCGCTGCTGCGCTCGGAACAGATTTAA
- a CDS encoding coenzyme F420-0:L-glutamate ligase — MANEVNEANQAAGQPEAAAGYVVNPEKNEVITVDGVDYRRLCIKTHVITDADNIVEVADKYGSPVLQDGDILFITEKAVACTQKRAIPLKDIHPRPLARFLSRFVLRTPYGIGLAMPETMEMALRECGTIRILFAAAVSAVGKLFGIRGWFYNIAGYKARSIDGPCDFTLPPYNEYVVLGPDKPDEVAADIAKKIGHPVAITDINDLEGQILGTSDKSIDRGLLCKILKDNPLGQCSEQTPMGVIRKA; from the coding sequence ATGGCAAACGAAGTCAATGAAGCAAACCAAGCCGCCGGGCAGCCGGAAGCGGCGGCCGGATATGTGGTAAATCCGGAGAAGAACGAAGTCATCACAGTGGACGGTGTGGATTACCGCAGGCTCTGCATCAAAACCCATGTCATCACCGATGCGGACAACATTGTTGAGGTTGCGGACAAGTATGGCTCCCCGGTCCTGCAGGATGGCGACATCCTTTTCATCACCGAGAAAGCGGTCGCCTGCACCCAGAAACGCGCCATCCCCCTGAAGGACATCCATCCCCGCCCGTTGGCGCGGTTTTTAAGCCGTTTTGTTCTGCGCACCCCCTATGGCATCGGCCTCGCGATGCCCGAAACCATGGAAATGGCCCTGCGGGAATGCGGTACTATCCGCATCCTTTTTGCGGCGGCGGTTTCCGCCGTTGGTAAGCTGTTCGGTATCCGCGGATGGTTCTACAATATTGCCGGCTACAAGGCGCGCAGTATCGACGGGCCCTGTGATTTTACCCTTCCGCCATATAATGAATATGTCGTCCTCGGCCCGGACAAGCCGGACGAGGTGGCCGCCGATATCGCAAAAAAAATCGGGCACCCGGTTGCCATCACCGACATCAACGACCTCGAGGGACAGATCCTCGGCACCTCGGACAAATCAATCGACCGCGGCCTGCTCTGCAAAATTCTCAAGGACAACCCCCTTGGCCAGTGCAGCGAACAAACCCCTATGGGCGTCATCCGCAAAGCGTAA
- a CDS encoding DMT family transporter, translating to MKALDEQKKGMLMMCACAGLWSISGLFIKLLPWNPLVITGWRSLIAGFCVLIYMRFSRLRVRVNHYSLASASLMVVVMFAFVSATKLTTAANAIVLQFTAPVFVMILSALLFHQRFSRADIFTVAATMGGIALFFFDQLDLGSLIGNLLAIGAGLGFGCMFLVNSRANMEERMSGILLGQFVSAFIGIPLMFVFDTPLNSASIFSILVLGIFQLGIPYILYGCALKSCPPLACSLLDAVEPLLNPVWVFLVTGERPGAFALCGGVIVIVTITLWCVRRDKVVGSEV from the coding sequence ATGAAAGCGCTCGACGAACAGAAAAAAGGCATGCTGATGATGTGCGCCTGCGCGGGGCTTTGGAGTATCTCCGGGCTCTTTATCAAGCTGCTGCCCTGGAACCCGTTGGTCATCACCGGCTGGCGCAGCCTGATCGCCGGCTTCTGCGTCCTGATCTATATGCGGTTTTCCCGGCTGCGCGTGCGGGTCAATCACTATTCCCTGGCGAGCGCGTCGCTCATGGTGGTCGTTATGTTTGCATTTGTCAGCGCAACCAAGCTCACCACCGCCGCGAATGCGATCGTTTTGCAGTTCACCGCGCCGGTTTTCGTCATGATTCTTTCCGCGCTGCTGTTCCATCAGCGTTTTTCACGCGCCGATATTTTCACAGTCGCAGCTACGATGGGCGGCATCGCGCTCTTCTTTTTTGACCAGCTCGACCTCGGCAGCCTGATCGGGAATCTGCTTGCGATCGGCGCGGGCCTTGGCTTCGGCTGCATGTTTTTGGTGAACAGCCGCGCGAATATGGAGGAACGGATGAGCGGCATCCTGCTCGGGCAGTTCGTCTCGGCATTCATTGGCATCCCCTTGATGTTTGTCTTTGACACGCCGCTGAACTCCGCTTCCATCTTCTCGATCCTCGTTCTCGGCATCTTCCAGCTCGGCATCCCATATATCCTATACGGCTGTGCGCTCAAAAGCTGTCCTCCGCTCGCCTGTTCCCTGCTCGACGCGGTGGAACCGCTCCTAAACCCGGTCTGGGTGTTCCTCGTGACCGGCGAACGGCCCGGCGCATTTGCGCTGTGCGGCGGTGTAATTGTCATCGTCACTATCACGCTCTGGTGTGTGCGGCGGGACAAGGTGGTGGGGTCTGAAGTCTGA
- a CDS encoding MBOAT family O-acyltransferase, with the protein MVFANLLFLYLFLPLNLLFYFLSQKIVYRNLVLVCFSFLFYAWGEPVWVFLLMTSAAFDYMHGRLIERYRGSWVAKAAVVSSLCLNLGLLITFKYSGFLVQNLNAILGTAFPVPAFALPIGISFYTFQTISYVIDVYRGDTKAQQNPVYYLLYLSMYHQLVAGPVVRYADVASEIRHRTVDAASFSEGATRLIYGLCKKVIVANAAGKLVDQYMGAGLSGLSVAGAWFGALMFTLQIYYDFSGYSDMAIGLGRMFGFHYKENFNYPYIAKSATEFWRRWHISLSSFFRDYVYIPLGGNRKHQYLNLLAVWFLTGFWHGASWNFILWGLYFGFFIALEKKFLLGILQRLPAVVQHLYLLLIAVVGWVLFYFTDMKRLGGYLSVMFGLSGNRLWDSQVEITLLNNLFWLILAVVFCLPIVKEIKREVSERMNAGRIQVALCGQAFINLALLLICTAQLVGQSYNPFLYYRF; encoded by the coding sequence ATGGTTTTTGCAAATCTGCTGTTCCTGTATCTGTTTTTGCCGCTGAATTTGCTGTTTTACTTTCTTTCCCAAAAAATTGTATACCGCAACCTGGTACTGGTCTGCTTCTCATTCCTATTTTATGCGTGGGGCGAGCCGGTCTGGGTTTTTTTGCTTATGACCTCGGCCGCGTTTGACTATATGCATGGGCGGCTCATCGAACGGTACCGTGGTTCCTGGGTGGCGAAAGCGGCGGTCGTTTCGTCGCTCTGTCTCAATCTGGGACTGCTTATCACCTTCAAATACAGTGGATTTCTGGTGCAGAATCTGAACGCTATTCTGGGGACGGCGTTCCCGGTTCCCGCGTTTGCATTGCCGATCGGCATCTCGTTTTACACCTTCCAGACCATTTCCTATGTCATCGACGTCTATCGCGGAGACACCAAGGCGCAGCAGAACCCAGTTTACTACCTGCTTTACCTTTCGATGTACCATCAGCTGGTGGCGGGGCCAGTTGTGCGCTACGCCGACGTGGCGAGTGAAATACGGCACCGCACCGTCGACGCCGCAAGCTTTTCCGAAGGCGCGACGCGGCTTATCTATGGGCTGTGCAAAAAGGTAATCGTCGCAAACGCGGCTGGAAAGCTGGTGGATCAGTATATGGGCGCTGGGCTTTCGGGCCTTTCGGTGGCGGGGGCCTGGTTCGGCGCACTCATGTTTACGCTGCAGATCTATTACGATTTTTCCGGCTATTCCGATATGGCCATCGGACTTGGACGGATGTTCGGTTTTCATTATAAGGAGAACTTCAACTATCCCTACATCGCGAAATCAGCCACCGAGTTTTGGCGCAGGTGGCATATTTCGCTCTCCTCGTTTTTCCGGGATTATGTCTATATTCCGCTCGGCGGCAACCGCAAGCATCAGTACCTGAACCTTCTGGCGGTGTGGTTTTTGACCGGTTTCTGGCACGGAGCAAGCTGGAATTTCATTCTGTGGGGACTTTATTTCGGCTTTTTCATCGCGCTGGAAAAGAAATTTTTGCTGGGGATTTTGCAGCGGCTCCCGGCCGTTGTCCAGCATCTTTATCTGTTATTGATCGCGGTTGTCGGATGGGTGCTTTTCTATTTCACCGACATGAAACGGCTGGGCGGCTACCTTTCGGTGATGTTCGGCCTTTCGGGAAACCGGCTGTGGGACAGCCAGGTCGAAATCACCCTGCTCAACAACCTTTTCTGGCTGATTTTGGCGGTCGTGTTCTGCCTGCCGATTGTCAAGGAAATCAAGCGGGAGGTGAGTGAGCGGATGAATGCGGGCCGCATCCAGGTCGCCCTGTGCGGGCAGGCGTTCATAAACCTGGCGCTGCTGCTTATCTGCACCGCCCAGCTTGTTGGGCAGAGCTACAATCCGTTTCTTTACTATCGATTCTAA
- a CDS encoding DHHW family protein: MRDRNKKSEPYRYRPPAAGGSPRVARPEDTRERYYLLIRLKLSMEWLRRVSWVNIAVFLCVLGMFFLGGIFLPKPEFSQVEKRDLAKLPEFSAETLFSGEYTRGLETYFADTFPLREWFVSFSAVIDEAHGIRKDDVRIVHNGGMNEVQDVPVTASGDAKAPAQPETDAVSAAEASSGAFAPSETDMPESSAPESPAPSEPAAPQDDGTGEASTISNGILVYKGRAMSLFGGLPANGEWYAQVLNAYHEELPDVQIYNMVIPTAGEFYVPERYRDLTQSQKAMIDHIYSTLDPAIKQVDAWTKLAEHTSEYIYFRTDHHWTGLGAYYAYTAFCEQAGFEPLSVSDFETRRLTDFIGTMYAQTQDSTLLKEPDYVDYYLFKQPYTAERFMPNAPYYPIRHNLWGEYAQSPNSYSVFLQGDFPLIQVHTGIPNGRKIMVVKESFGNAFAPFLINHYEEVYIVDQRYFQLGAVDFIREHGINELVFANNTFAACTPYHIRCIDNLRHQVFVPPAPEPAKEEPAELKTEEKPKKQQMEKSSSEVQPDDEEEMDDRERSAKKKKNMDGG; this comes from the coding sequence ATGAGAGACCGCAACAAAAAATCAGAACCATATCGCTACCGGCCGCCTGCCGCAGGCGGATCGCCGCGTGTGGCGCGCCCGGAGGATACGCGGGAACGGTATTATCTGCTGATCCGATTAAAGCTTTCCATGGAATGGCTGCGGCGGGTTTCCTGGGTGAATATCGCTGTGTTCCTATGTGTGCTGGGGATGTTTTTCCTGGGTGGGATCTTCCTGCCGAAACCGGAATTTTCTCAGGTCGAGAAACGGGATCTTGCCAAGCTCCCGGAATTTTCGGCAGAAACACTGTTTTCCGGGGAATATACCCGCGGGTTGGAAACTTACTTCGCGGACACCTTCCCGCTGCGCGAATGGTTTGTAAGTTTTTCCGCTGTGATCGATGAAGCGCACGGCATCCGGAAGGACGATGTGCGTATCGTGCATAACGGCGGCATGAATGAGGTCCAGGATGTGCCAGTCACAGCGTCCGGCGACGCCAAAGCGCCTGCTCAGCCGGAAACGGACGCCGTTTCCGCCGCCGAAGCGTCTTCGGGGGCTTTTGCGCCGTCCGAAACGGATATGCCCGAGAGCAGCGCACCGGAATCTCCGGCGCCTTCCGAACCGGCCGCGCCCCAGGACGACGGCACGGGTGAAGCGAGCACGATCAGCAATGGCATCCTGGTTTATAAGGGCCGGGCGATGTCGCTCTTCGGCGGGCTGCCCGCCAACGGCGAATGGTATGCGCAGGTTCTGAATGCCTATCACGAGGAACTGCCGGATGTGCAGATTTATAATATGGTGATCCCGACGGCGGGCGAGTTCTATGTACCGGAACGGTACCGCGACCTCACCCAGAGCCAGAAGGCGATGATTGACCACATCTACAGTACGCTCGACCCGGCGATCAAACAGGTGGATGCCTGGACGAAGCTTGCCGAGCACACCAGCGAATATATCTATTTCCGTACTGACCACCACTGGACCGGGCTGGGCGCTTATTATGCCTACACCGCTTTCTGCGAACAGGCAGGCTTTGAACCGCTTTCGGTCAGTGACTTTGAAACGCGCAGGCTCACCGATTTTATCGGCACCATGTATGCGCAGACGCAGGATTCCACACTGCTCAAAGAACCGGATTATGTGGACTATTATCTTTTCAAACAGCCATACACGGCCGAACGGTTCATGCCAAACGCGCCGTATTATCCGATCCGGCACAACCTGTGGGGCGAATATGCGCAGAGCCCAAACAGTTATTCGGTTTTCCTGCAGGGTGATTTCCCGCTGATCCAGGTGCATACAGGCATCCCGAACGGACGCAAAATCATGGTGGTCAAGGAATCGTTCGGCAATGCGTTCGCGCCCTTTTTGATCAATCACTACGAAGAAGTTTATATCGTTGACCAGAGGTACTTCCAGCTTGGCGCGGTCGATTTCATCAGGGAACATGGAATCAACGAGCTTGTCTTTGCCAACAACACCTTTGCGGCATGCACACCGTACCACATCCGCTGCATTGACAACCTGCGGCATCAGGTCTTTGTCCCGCCGGCGCCGGAACCCGCAAAGGAAGAACCTGCTGAACTCAAAACGGAGGAAAAGCCGAAAAAGCAGCAGATGGAGAAATCCTCCTCCGAAGTGCAGCCGGACGATGAGGAAGAGATGGACGACCGAGAACGGTCTGCCAAAAAGAAGAAGAACATGGACGGCGGATAA
- a CDS encoding TRAP transporter substrate-binding protein translates to MCKAKRTVILLLSAMLVLGGCASGTAEMRQISVKITRSLTMQVSEKDAMVREEAERFAARVSELSGGMLEIEVQSGFPDHETVASGEADFAFLSNIQMAQANSLFGMLSLPFTYDDYNHMSIALNSEEMLTLLTDRLAGTNLLPLMALYNGTSCLVTNRGELRVPSDFRDLAIAMRTDNAEKIRMFEVLGARVLPYSHTSLVPMLGQEVEILPDDLTKPGDLVTIDTIEVDLEQALQLLSDPDSLYLIRTFHNLSPLWLVANQEAFASLSAWEQAVVREGLAGLLAQMELRREGRDRELLAQMVNMGIEIVDIERPEIGVAIYGSSGTGTDKYTPPAAFDRRVYQMIQNFS, encoded by the coding sequence ATGTGCAAAGCAAAGAGAACTGTAATCCTGTTGCTTTCGGCGATGCTGGTTTTGGGCGGGTGCGCCTCTGGCACAGCTGAAATGCGGCAGATTTCGGTGAAGATCACCCGCAGCCTGACCATGCAGGTGAGTGAAAAGGACGCGATGGTGCGTGAGGAGGCGGAGCGCTTCGCTGCGCGGGTTTCTGAATTGAGCGGCGGGATGCTCGAAATCGAGGTGCAAAGCGGTTTTCCAGATCATGAAACGGTGGCGTCGGGAGAGGCGGATTTCGCGTTCCTCAGCAACATTCAGATGGCGCAGGCGAACAGCCTGTTCGGGATGCTTTCGCTGCCGTTTACCTATGACGACTATAACCATATGAGCATTGCGCTCAATTCGGAGGAGATGCTCACGCTGCTGACCGACCGGCTTGCCGGCACCAATCTGCTGCCGCTGATGGCGCTCTATAACGGTACCTCCTGCCTGGTCACCAATCGTGGGGAGCTGCGGGTGCCTTCTGATTTTCGGGATCTGGCAATTGCGATGCGCACCGACAACGCTGAAAAAATCCGAATGTTTGAGGTGCTTGGCGCACGGGTGCTGCCGTATTCGCATACCTCGCTCGTGCCAATGCTTGGGCAGGAGGTGGAAATCCTGCCGGATGATTTGACCAAGCCCGGCGACCTTGTCACGATCGATACGATTGAAGTTGACCTCGAACAGGCGCTCCAGCTGCTGTCCGATCCTGATTCGCTCTATTTGATCCGTACCTTCCACAATCTTTCGCCGCTCTGGCTGGTGGCCAATCAGGAGGCCTTCGCAAGCCTTTCCGCATGGGAACAGGCAGTGGTGCGCGAAGGCTTGGCTGGGTTGCTGGCGCAGATGGAACTGCGGCGGGAAGGGCGCGACCGGGAACTTCTTGCGCAGATGGTGAATATGGGGATCGAAATTGTGGACATCGAACGACCGGAAATCGGCGTGGCGATTTATGGCTCGAGCGGGACCGGGACCGACAAATACACGCCGCCTGCCGCGTTCGACCGGCGGGTCTACCAGATGATTCAGAACTTTTCATAA
- a CDS encoding transglycosylase domain-containing protein, with product MGSNKKYSVGSIVKGTFANIGRVIAALIMVGIITGCIVASVLTVYILRYINSDDQVSLDNLPLKYTTIIYADDPATGEPYELQSLQTAENRIWVSYDEIPEHMVEALVAIEDKRFWEHQGVDWKRTFGAFVNLFVPIYNTQQGGSTITQQVVKNVTGDDDLRIERKVQEIFRALNLEKRYSKQQILEAYLNTVYYANSCYGVQAAANTYFGKDVNELSVAESAAIIGITQFPGRYDPFVNPDDNKERQEHILAEMHDQGYLNDKEYEDAVNEKLVFQKDIAYAKKNIIYSDFVDHLIEEVIADLVSEKGYTYAYAQSQVFNGGYRIYATVNQQMQDSLSAYYKDVANFPQTVYNEEYPQSACVVTDPNGKVLAVAGGIGEKEYSRALNRATQSLRQCGSSIKPISAYLQAIENDVVTWSTKLEDSPIKLNDKDWPVNHYGRYLGPITIDEAIQRSTNTIPVKLIEIITPRRAFDFLHDKLGMETLVERQVVDGRILGDVDLFPMALGGLTNGVSALEMAGAYQIYANGGYFTKPYAYTKVLDANGETILERDITPRRVITPETATIVNKLMQRVTTGPYGTGAGAKFSTMPVAGKTGTTDDDRDQWFIGCTPYYVCAVWMGYDTPERIRYSSYPPPLVFKAVMGPLHEGLEVQQFPVWGNVVEKAYCTESGDLALDTCPTTAIGWYKESYMPGTCTLHSDVTDSIDLDDLTPAERRALRLKQKEKEDKDDLKIIDDED from the coding sequence ATGGGGTCTAACAAAAAATATTCTGTTGGCAGCATCGTCAAAGGGACGTTTGCCAACATTGGCCGCGTGATTGCTGCGCTTATCATGGTCGGTATCATCACTGGCTGTATCGTGGCTTCGGTATTGACCGTCTATATCCTGCGCTACATCAATTCGGACGACCAGGTCAGCCTCGACAACCTCCCGCTCAAATACACCACCATCATCTATGCCGATGACCCGGCGACCGGTGAACCTTACGAACTGCAGAGCCTGCAGACCGCGGAAAACCGGATATGGGTATCCTACGATGAGATTCCTGAGCACATGGTCGAAGCACTGGTCGCAATTGAGGACAAGCGCTTCTGGGAGCATCAGGGCGTCGACTGGAAGCGCACCTTTGGTGCATTCGTGAACCTCTTTGTCCCCATCTATAACACCCAGCAGGGCGGTTCGACCATCACCCAGCAGGTGGTCAAGAATGTCACCGGGGATGATGACCTGCGCATTGAGCGCAAGGTGCAGGAGATCTTCCGCGCGCTGAACCTAGAAAAACGCTATTCCAAACAGCAGATCCTGGAGGCCTACCTCAATACCGTCTACTATGCGAACTCCTGCTACGGCGTGCAGGCGGCCGCCAATACCTATTTCGGTAAGGATGTAAACGAGCTTTCGGTAGCTGAATCGGCAGCCATCATCGGCATCACCCAGTTTCCCGGCCGGTATGACCCGTTTGTAAACCCCGATGACAACAAGGAGCGTCAGGAGCATATCCTTGCGGAGATGCACGACCAGGGCTATCTGAATGACAAGGAATACGAGGATGCTGTCAATGAGAAACTCGTTTTCCAAAAGGACATCGCCTACGCCAAAAAGAATATTATCTACAGTGATTTTGTCGACCATCTCATCGAGGAGGTAATCGCCGATCTGGTATCGGAAAAAGGCTACACTTACGCTTATGCGCAGAGCCAGGTCTTTAACGGCGGTTACCGCATCTATGCGACTGTAAACCAGCAGATGCAGGACAGCCTTTCGGCCTATTATAAAGATGTCGCGAACTTCCCTCAGACCGTCTACAATGAAGAATACCCGCAGTCGGCCTGTGTGGTCACCGATCCAAACGGTAAGGTGCTCGCGGTCGCGGGCGGCATCGGTGAGAAGGAATATTCCCGCGCGCTCAACCGCGCTACCCAGTCGCTGCGCCAGTGCGGATCGTCGATCAAGCCGATCTCCGCCTATCTGCAGGCGATCGAAAACGATGTGGTCACCTGGTCCACCAAGCTGGAGGACTCCCCCATCAAACTCAACGACAAGGACTGGCCGGTCAACCATTATGGCCGTTACCTGGGGCCGATCACCATCGATGAAGCGATCCAGCGCTCAACCAACACCATCCCGGTCAAGCTGATCGAGATCATAACCCCCCGCCGCGCTTTCGATTTCCTGCACGACAAGCTCGGCATGGAAACGCTGGTTGAACGGCAGGTGGTCGACGGACGGATTCTCGGAGACGTCGATCTCTTCCCGATGGCGCTCGGCGGGCTCACCAACGGCGTCTCGGCGCTTGAAATGGCGGGCGCTTACCAGATATACGCGAACGGCGGTTATTTCACCAAGCCATATGCCTACACCAAGGTGCTCGACGCGAACGGAGAAACGATCCTTGAGCGCGACATTACGCCGCGCCGGGTCATCACCCCGGAAACCGCCACCATCGTCAACAAACTGATGCAGCGGGTCACCACCGGGCCTTACGGAACCGGCGCGGGTGCAAAATTTTCCACCATGCCGGTTGCAGGCAAGACTGGAACCACCGACGACGACCGCGACCAGTGGTTTATCGGCTGCACGCCCTATTATGTCTGCGCTGTCTGGATGGGCTACGACACCCCGGAACGCATCCGCTATTCCAGCTACCCGCCGCCGCTCGTTTTCAAAGCGGTTATGGGACCGCTGCACGAAGGGCTCGAAGTTCAGCAGTTCCCTGTCTGGGGCAATGTGGTTGAGAAGGCCTACTGCACCGAAAGCGGCGACTTGGCGCTCGACACCTGCCCAACCACTGCTATCGGATGGTATAAGGAATCCTACATGCCAGGCACCTGCACGCTCCATTCGGATGTCACCGACTCGATTGACCTCGACGATCTCACTCCCGCCGAGCGGCGCGCGCTCCGGTTGAAGCAGAAGGAAAAGGAAGATAAGGACGATCTCAAGATCATTGACGACGAAGATTAA